TCTTTACTGGTAACTTGTGACATTAGGGAGTTTAAGGCAGCCTCTAAAGCACCATAGTTAACGGCTCCATTATCCGAATCTTTTTCCGTTGCAAACTGATCCTCTAATATAACATTGAGTAACTGATCATTCTGAAAGCTAGACGAAAGTTGACTCCCATCCAAGCCAGACGGTCCCCCTAAGTCTTCAAATTTGCTCATCATTTCTTGAATAAGTGAATTCAAATTATCGTCATTCTTTATCCTCTCATTCTCTTTTGATGTATTACCGGTTTGTTTATGCTCATCTatgtttttcttctcttcgTTCTTAAATGCACTGGGTACATCTAAATCATCTAGGAtatctttgttttgttaGTTGTTTCCTTTTAATGTAAAGTCCTTTCTACCCtctcattattttttatatttatgcAATGCAAAATTCACTTGAACGAAATATCGTAATACACAAATCGTAGTCAGGACATTACCGATGTTCCATACCATCCAAATCATCAAGGTCGTCAAAATTCGGCTTTGTGTTgctttttgtattttcttTACGGTTTTCGTCTCCCTCAATAGTTGGATTTGACATTCCGTTTATATATCAGATGTCAGCATACGTTTGTCGTTTTTCAAAAGCCTCTTGCAAGTTCAATTATCATGTAATtcacaaaataaataaaaaagtagtaagttcaaaaaaaatgaaaatttggaactgccaaaaaaaaataataaagtgCTTCtctattatttttcatgTAGGTAAAACCGTAGTGATCGTTGTTTATCAAAGTATATCAGCGTGAAAACGTTCAAGTGCATTAAGATGCGTTATTTGGTTTCAAATTTGACgcaattttaaatcttcaaacaacaaatttaatggaattttttttatttactggATGTATGAATCGTTTTAATTATTCATTGTTTGTGTATCTGGTATGAATCGAGTACGAAATTAACGATCATAAAATCGTCGACACAAGAACGTAAAGTCTACCCCCTGCTTTTATTACTTGCCTATGATCAGTTGAAATGAAgctttgttttcatttttagcATCACCAATAAGTTAGAATTGACTACTGTTTACCAACAACAATTAGTTAAATAGTTATTGACTATAACATTGATCCATACGCACAATTACttcgaaaaaaattattattttgctCTTCCAACTTAACGATTTTCTGTACTGCGTTAACATATTATTGTAGGCTTGACACTCAGCTGCGGTGacattatattaaataaaatgtaattttttcagtaaacaaattaagGAATTAAGTAATAGTTTGGTAACGTCTCATGAGAAGAAAACTCTTGAGCCACTAAATTGTTCTTACCATTTTccattatcttttttaagaaatcgAGGTTCTAATTGAGCTGGTATTGCGGGCAATAGAGCTTCTTGTAATATAGAAATTATAATCGACggttttatttcatttgggctgagaaaaaaattaaattgctAGCTTTCATAAGTCGATACACTGAGCAATAGCCATCCTTCCggcttttaaaaaaggaagctCATTAACAAAGTATCCTCtatctttgttttattgttactacttttgaaattttttcctctttcttttggaatatccatttctttgtaattttcattttctttgttataATTAATCAGACGATTTCACGTTTGAAGTTGGTATCTTTATTTGTTGTTACTGTTCATTTCCTTAATTCATGGAGACCTTATCTTATTCTCAGATTAAGAAACGCAAAGCTGATTTTGACGAAGACATTTCTAAGCGTGCTCGTCAACTACCTGTGGGTGAGCAACTGCCATTGTCGAGACTGCTACAATATTCAGACAAACAACAgctttttacaattttattacaatGTGTAGAAAAGCATCCTGATCTCGCACGTGATATACGGGGCATATTACCGGCGCCGTCCATGGATACTTGTGTTGAAACGTTGCGtaaacttttaattaaCTTGAATGACTCATTTCCCTATGGTGGTGACAAGAGGGGTGATTACGCATTTAATAGAATTCGTGAAAAGTACATGGCTGTCTTACATGCGCTTAATGATATGGTTCCTTGTTATTTACCTCCATACTCTACTTGttttgagaaaaatattacttttCTTGATGCCGCTACAAACGTTGTCCACGAACTGCCAGAATTCCATAATCCCAACCATAATGTTTATAAAAGTCAAGCGTACTATGAATTAACGGGCGCGTGGCTTGTTGTTTTAAGACAACTTGAGGATCGGCCTGTAGTCCCTTTACTACCTTTGGAAGAGTTGGAAGAGCACAATAAAACATCACAAAACAGAATGGAAGAGGCATTAAATTACCTTAAgcaattacaaaaaaatgagcCACTTGTACATGAAAGAAGTCatacttttcaacaaacaaatccacaaaacaattttcaTCGTCATACTAATAGTATGAACATTGGGAATGACAATGGAATGGGTTGGCACAGTATGCatcaatatatttaaaaactaGAACAGAAGGCCTATAAGGAAACATATAATGGCTAATAGGAAAGCGGTTTGCACAGTAACTGTGTTATGAATTTGAGGAACAACCTTGGCACCACTAGTCGGACGCCCAAAAGACGATGAAACGCGTGCAAGTCCTATTTGATTTCCACTGTTTCCAGCGAACATAGATGGACTCGTAGCTGTTGATTGTCTTGTGTTATTAATTACATTAGCGGTAGATCTTAATGcattattttcattgttaGGAGAAGTGGTAGTAGGCACTGACTGAGGCTTTGGGTAAGGTTCATTTTCAGCGACTGTTGCAGTAGGAGCTTTTACGGCAGTAGATGGGGCTTCATGGGGCTTCTGGTGAGAAACTGCAGATGTTTTAGGAAGCTGGGTATGCTGTGTAGTAGCTGTAGATGGAGCAGCTACGGGATTTGCATGGGTCGAAGGAAGTGCCGTTCCGTCTATTCCTTTAGAGTAAGATTGATTAACATTACCATTTACTGTGGTATAATTGTCAGTGGCAGAAGTAGGAATAGATGTAGTCGTTGTTTGAGCTGGTTGATGGTGAGCATTAGCATGAGCATTTGCAGTACTGGGGCCTTCACTATAAACACATCGAATTTTTCGTTCCGATATATTAGCCTTGCTGACTTGAGTCCACTATTAAAGTATTGGTTAGAACATCAATTATGTATGGcatgtattaaaaaagtaaatgtAAGTATATCTTTTATCACATACAATATCTGCTATATCCATTCCCTGTAATTCTGGCTTCAATTCAGTGCTCTGgaccaaaaatttatcgCGGCATTTTGTGCCAGGAGCCGGTTCGTGATCTAGAGGCTGTAGGAtaactattaaaaaaaaagaagttagtaaatgaaaatttacagCAATAACTAATGAGCACAAATTATCTTCCAGTGCACGcacaaaaacaataaaaactGTTAgtttgcaaaagaaaatcacGTTGATGACAACGTTTTTGTTCCACCCGACAACATCAATGATGGGAACCGCTTAAAcgaataaaatcaaaaaatgcaaatgaggttcaaaattaaatataaattatcTTACCTTCAACACTTACAGCCGAATTGGCTTCAATTCGACCACCGTTGGGTCTCACACAGTACTGTTTAGGAGCAGTAGTTTTCACTTTGAATCCGATCGGATAAGGTGCAGTATTGCGAAGTTCTAAATCACATTTTACTAGTCGTGTAAGTGGTCGAGGAAACACAATTGTACTATCACATTCAAGAGCCATGATTTACGGGAAAGGCGAGTTTGTTGCGAGAGGTGGTACTACTTTACTCTGCGAAGTACCATTTCGCAGTGTAGCCAAAAATCGTGGCTTTACGTCACACATACTTGTGTGTGATTTTCCGAGGCTGAGCAAAGATTATGGTAATATATGGATACTGAAATAAAAGGAGATAATTATTCAAGTAACTGTTTTCATCGATATTATACAAAGCCTTATAAcgatattattaaaataaatgtgatattttgaaagtaaaaagtaatatatgctaaaaaatattttgcaGTAGGTGAATAATGTACGAATGCAGTATGGTTATAAAATCCCAATAAGTATATGGATTTATTGTTTgtgaaattaataaatgatATAAATACCCAAAAAGGATGATTCAAGTTatcctttttaatttctaaatGTCATGTTAATGCGTTTGAATTGTCTTAATTACAACTTAAGAATGCAAGGATGAAGTAAACATtatgatttcaaaaaaaaattgcgCATTCGTTTACACTTTCTATTCAAAGGAAATACGTTTTTTGGTTTAGACAATCATTAAATAGATATTGTATACTTTCGTTAATGGTCATTATGCTAGGGaaaaatcaacatttttatttcaaggAATATCAGCGATGCTTTAGAAAGCATACCATGTATAAAGGAAACGAATTACTCGAGTGGATGCCAACTACAGGATCACGAAAGTCAGTAATCATTTTCAATCATCGGTCTGCGGATGTCGTGCAATATATACAATCATTTATTCTTCTAATTCATAGCGTAATCGGTGGTAACtacaattattttgtttcatttgaCCTGTCATTTCTATTTCAATGACcaacaaatttataatGCTCTCAACTGCGATGTTTGGTAATACGATATTGTAGATATTAGCACGTTAGATGTTGAGTCGATGGAACGTAGGGCTATTTTTGAGCGTCATTGTAATTTGCCTTTTGCAACTACAAACTCTACACAAAAATGGTTTTGAAATGTTTGGAATGCGATAAATTGCTTTCCTCCATCGAAATGGCTGAATTTCATAGTACCAAAACCAGTCATGATCAATTTGAGGAAACTGAAGAAGAGGTATGTATAGATTTTACtccttttactttttgctGAATGGTTGAAGCGTTCGAATTGTTAACCATCcttattattataattcacgaaaacaataatttgTTTCACTCgatcctttctttttattaacaacGATTATAAAACATAGATTAAGAAGCGTTCTCCCGAAGAGTTAAAACAAGCTATTGAAGCTTTAAGAGAGAAAGCAAAggagaaaaaggaaaaagaaaggattTTGGCTCTGGAAGAGAAGAAGACAAATTATAAAATCCTTCAAAAATCCAATGATGAAACTGCACAGGCTATGAGAAAGATGCAGGATCAAGCCCGCTTACGTGACTTGCAAAAGATCCGTCAACAAAAGGCTGAAGATGCTGAGCAGCGTAAGAAAATCCTCGCAGAAATTGAACGCGATAAAAAACGACGAGCTGCAGAACGGGAAAATAAGAATTCTTCTGTAAAAGAAACGGCTGCTCCCATCAAGCAGCCTAAAAATGCCAATTCGTCTTCTACTTGTACTCGCACCCCTCCTACATCAGGCAGATTTTCTATCCGACACGATGGTCAAGTTTGTAATATAACTATTGCAGCTGAGGAGACGCTACGCCAATTGGCACAACAGGTCGCTGAGAAAATGAACGTGTCACCGCCAACTAAGTTTACCACTACCTTTCCCCGTGCCTCATACGGCACTGATGTATTTGATAAACCGGTTAACCAACTTGGTAAGTATCAAACTAGTGTTTACTGTCATCATGTGTGACATTAGAATAcatgtttttgaaagaatattGTGTTGCTACTAGCATCTAAACGACATATCTTTGTTTCCTCTGAAAACTTTGAACTATAGACATGGAATATATTATTAACGCTTGCATAGATTTGTTTCCCTCAGCCGTTCTTATTCCGCAATGGTAAAGTTATGACCTTTTGATAATTATGCTGTGTTAATAATGATTACGATACTTGATAAACTGGTAGAAGATATATATATCAAGGAAGATGGTGCTGAACGCGCCAAGTATCCAAGGCAGGTTAGCATATGTGTAGTTTAAGTAATCGGAGGCGGGAAATACGAGAATGCTGAAAGCGTATGAAGTGTTTCCTACAGAGGCCAAcacaaaaaagataatggATAATCCTTCGGTAGACTTTGCTTTGTGATTCTTGATGATTTGAGGAATACGAGCACAGAAGTATAACACAGAACTGATACAACCGGCAGTAAACGGCCATGCATTCAAGTCATCATCACTCTTGTCAGAAGAGGCACTAGAAATAATTAAGTTTCCAACGATTGTCGAGACAATAACCACACATCCCATTACACCAAATTGTTGACGGGTAGAAAGGCGATCCCACCAAATTTGTTGTTTACCAATGGGTGCATGAAGACCTTCTTCTAATGAACGACTTTGGAGTAAGGGTTCGTGTTCACGACTGGCAATACGACGGGCAGCTTTCCAACGATAGTAGTAAATTTGCATAAGTAGGGTACTGTCAGAGACAATGTAATAAAATGAGAGAACCAATACAGTAGAAGAGACATTTCCGTAAATGGAACCAAGTACATTGAAGAAATCGCCAATAAGCCAGatgattaaaaataaatcagaGATACTTTCACCAGACTggtttttataattttcaagTAATTGAGGGATCAGTAAAACGACCCAACATCCCAGGGATAATGCTCCTAAAAATGAAGACAACTCCGTGAGTATGTTAGCCATATCAAAAGAAGGAGCTATCACAGACATGGGACAAAAATGCTTGCGAACagataattttaaaatgaatttgaGAAGAGCTTGTCTAAGCTTTTTATGGTCaaagttttttatatgAGTGTGGAGgacaataaataaaaagaacgGGAAACAAAGGGCTACAAAAGCGAAGCAACCTGAAAGGGAAATCAaactattaatttaataggAATGATAagcaattattaaaatttgtcAACTTCCTCGAACGTGTAATGCTTCAGCACTATAATATTCGCTGATTTATTTTAGCGATCCAAGAGATGATACTTAATGAAAATTCGTTacaagtatttttttttgttttaaaaaataaacactaAAAGGAATAtctataataataataataacaatgGTAAACAATATTTCTCCCACTGTAAAGAAACAGAAGAGATTTGGTGGTGAGTTTGGCTCTGGATAAGATCAACCTCCCAGCCGTCctgttatttatttacctCGGGCAAGGCTATATAGAGATTTCAAgataagaaaaatttgcCGCCCATGCAGTTTCGCAGAATTAAGAAAGTGTCCGTGGATTTACAGATACAATTGATAGTCAATCCAAAGGTATCATTctaaagaaatataaagGAATAGTAAGCGAAATAGATTTTCCTTCGAATAATCCTATTTCACTTAACAATATAATTCTCAATGTAAATAACAGTCgcattaattttatcaatgTCAAGCTAACTCGTTTTtgttataaaatttaatacaCCATAATATCGCTAGCAGTATTAAACATTGAAATGTTTACGTGACTTGTTTGATTCTCAGATTATTTGCAGTAAAAGATGTGCTAATTCCATGATTTAATTTCGAGACTATAAAACtctataaaaatttcttacAAATTGggatttttatttttttttctaaacaAGGGTAATGAAAAGTCATGAACGATTCATTTCgtatattaaaatattaaaaataataataataaaaaaacgctgaaaaaacttttatttctaaactCACCAAAAGGACCCGAATAGTATATCTATCCATTAgtttagaaatattttattaaatcttttttttttataccaagtagaaaacaaaacaaagattGCTGTCTGGTTGTATCGCATATGTCAGCATATTAGAAAATCCATTTTCTATTAACGAAGTCTAATTGGTGATGATGGCCGGTTTCTGAATTAGTCTCCCTAAGTACACCGTTTGGTACTTTCCACGAACGTACCATTTCCTCATTAATTTTCCTTGTAAAGGAGTAAAAATTATCCACATTCATAAGTTTTAACGTTATACTTAAACAAAATGGGCATTTTCGGTGGAAATAGTGGAAATGCACCTTCTTCTGAAGAcaaaaaatccattttCATGAAACAAATTCGTCAGGAACTTGCTGTTGCTCAAGCTGGCGAATTGATAAGTGTATGCtccattcattttttatgttttattGAATGTTTTAACTAATCGGTTTATCTAGAAAATCAATGAGAACTGTTTTGATAAATGTATCCCGGAGCCTGGTTCCACATTCGATCCCAATGAAAAGGTATGAGAACTattaaaatacttttattcTAACTAGACAAAAGTCTTGCGTTTCCAAATGTATGGAACGCTATATGGATGCTTGGAACATTGTTTCTCGAACCTATATCTCTCGTATGCAACGAGAGCAGAAAAATCTCAACTGaataataatgatttttttttctatcattttgttttactcTCCTATGATATGTGTCTTGTTGTATAGTTGTGAAGTGACGGCAAAGCTTAATATGCAACGtagaaatttttcttttcaacgTAGCTCACGCGCTTTCTCTctaataattataaactTTCAGCAATTAAAATTCGTTTCATGTTCTTTTCCTAATCATGCTAAACACTTACAAGTGTTGTTATACTACTGGGTAAAATACTTATAATTGTTTCTTTGACATGTAGCATTTAAGTATTATTGTGTAAATAACagtttaaatattttcataatAAAGAACGATCACCGGAAAAACTAGAAAAACTAGagattcattaaatttccTTATTCTTATCATTTACCttgattcttttgtttttgtttaactGATTCAACAAACTCCTTAACATTTAACTGACACACCACTTCACTGCAAAGTTGTTTTCGGTTACCCTTGGGTACGTTTGATAAGATCTCTAATCCGCTTGCTCGTTCCACAACCTCAACGGGAACTGCAAAGTTCTTTAACGGAAAGTTGTCAGCAATAGGTTTGTTGGGAAGAACGAATGCAGCTACTGATGGACTTGAGGTAGGCTCTCCTGATTTTTCTGCAATgattactttaaaaaaatgagtaGGAACTGCGACGTTGGGAGGATTGCCAATTACTCGATACTGAACTTCCCATTGTCCAcgttcattttttttaggtAAATACAGCGGTCCCGTCATTATGGTAACTGAGCCGTATTTACTTGTAAGGCGTCGACACCAATCTTCAAAGTATGCCCAATCTAATTGTTATAGTTAGTAACTAgtcaaatttattaatgtattaaaagaaaaagtctCGTTAAGTTTTTGCTTACAGTTTCTATTGAAACCATCTCCCACTTGTGGACACATATTAGAAAGATAGAAAGTTTCGTTCATTGCTTCCTGACTAAATTTACAATCTGCTGCAGGTACTTGATGACCACGATCATAACCGCTTCCTCTGTAATCTCCTAACTTTGCTTGAAACATTTCAGGAATATTATCATCTGGAACGAACTCAGAGTACCTGCGATTGCCTTTGCGTTGGTTCAACGATTCTTGTGTAATGGTTTCCGCTGTCtagtttattattaatataatGCACTCCGAGAGACCAGaaatttaaacatttaatCTATTGCCGTGATCTATAATTCCTAGGTAAAGAAAGCTTAGGAAACGGTGTTTTTGCTTACATAGAATGGATTTCGTGTTCTCCGATCGAACACAGACATATAGCCATGGTTTACCCTTTGGTCTGCCACTGGTCCTGGTATGCcgtattgaaaaaatttggtgGCATTAAAATCATATATAGATTCTAAGGCTCGACCAGCAGAGTCAAATTTGGTATACCTGGGTGTCAAGTCTGGTACATCGGATCCTTGATATcctttataataaaaatgcgTGAAAGTTACACCCGAGATCGCTCCAATTGCTATTAATCCAAAAGATTTGATAAGATTACTAGACATATCGTCGATTGggaattaaaagaagtGGGAGTGTAGGTAAAGAGAAGATTGGAATATTCACTGCGTGtgagtttttaaataattggGAGTTATCGTTATGGCCAAgaagaatattaaaaatatattgttAAACATTAATTTTACGAGGTTTCTGaagtaagaaaaatttaactcTTTACGATTAATAATACaacattaaatataaaagtcAATTAAGTGATTCATTTGTGGATGTTTAGAATGTATAATTCCAAATTCACGCTTATTATCAAGAAAAAGTGTTAGTAAAtctattaattttaaaaatatataattcCAATTTTAGGAAACAACAgtatgttaaaaaaaaaacgactTTTTGACAGGGACTAttaatttaagaaaaacatCTACAGAGATCTAAGATTTCATCTACTGACAaaacattttgtttatgGAACCAACACAACATGAAAATGACCTTGTATTTCCATTTCATCTGTGCTAAATCAAGCTTAAAAACAGAATCGCTTTTCTTATTCGAGTTGGAacctttgtttttttatggCACATCATAATATCATTATCTCATTTCAAATCGGTGAAATAAAGCCAGAGAAGACTAACGAAAGACCAGAAAATACCCCATGCAGCATAAGTACTTAAAAGCATTAAAGGTAAGAACTCAAATTTGTCACCCATAACCAACTTGTGAATAAAACAGttataaatgaaaagagGTACAAATCCTGAAATGTAAGCAATGTTTACTCTATTGAGTAAGAAAACTCTTTTAACTGGAACAGGCGCACATTTGTCAAAAGTTAATAACATAGCAATCCAAGCAcctgtaaacaaatattttataggGGCTTCATTAAGAGTAAATAATAAGGGAAGTAATGATAGGTAACCAGAAACCGCTAATGGACGAAATGCTTCCAAGTACCGACGGTCAATTAAAGACAATATGCTAAATGGCAGAATTACCATCAGAATAGCTTTCTCATGTACGTGCCaaccaaacaaaaaacttaTCCAACCACATAGAGTGACAGCTCCCACGAAAACCCGCCATGTGggtttaataaaaagtttgaTTAAAACAGTGATTTGAAGACCGAGACATATGTAAAATGTTAGTGCTGGGGGGATGTTTGGTAAAACAGCAAAAGAGCTTTCCCCAACCAAACCACGTGTAGGAGCATTTATTGACGTTCCCTGATTTAGTGCATAGCCAAAACGCGGCAGAACAGCAAAAGCAACACGATCAACAAAAGAGTACAAGGCCCAAAAATTAGGTGCCCAATAAGCATGACAAAGACCACgggaaaaaggaaacaatCTTGAGAGAAGTTGGGGTATTTGTTTCATGTAAATCCACGGTCCAAAGGCTAGTAAGAAAATACTAATTACTGTGCTACCAAGCTTTAATATGTTTAAAAACTGAGGGCGAAAGTTGGGAGTAAAGCAGTAAACACGtaataaatatacaaaGTAAGCAGGTGCGACATAGAGGAATATATGTTTGAAACATATTAAAGCACTGAAGATCGCAGCTGATAataacatatttttttctggCTTTGCCAGCACGATAGACCAAAGTAATAAACCAAATAGAAAACCGTTATACTGAAAATGAATGTGATCAATAATGAGTAAACCTGGTGACAGAAATATATCAATTGCTGTTAGTAGAGCATTTCTTTGATCCTTCACATTTGATGATAGAACATATTCTCGCAACGCGAAAAGCAAAACCAATTCTAAAACGATAACAGATCCTCTTTGAAATACAACAGTGGATGGCGAAACGTAGTTCAAGTTATAAGGATCAAGCATCGCTTTGTCAAACCCGAAGAAGTATGCAATCCATGAAAGTACACATTCCATGTAAGCAAAAAATGGGGGGTAATCTAGCGTCCATTCTGAAATCGAAGATTTGTACCACTCCGATATCGGTAAGGAATGGGTGATGGCTAGCCAGTTTCGGTGGACTTCAAAATCAGTTGATCTGTATGATGGGAACAGAAATACCTTTACAAATGTGCTAGCGATCGCTGCATTGTAAAGCATAGAAAGTTTTCCCATTTCTATTGATTATTCATTCAAGTCAAACCAATGAGCTAAATGAAGTAAATGTTGAATGTCCTCCCAGTGACTGATTCGCAAAGTTGAGAGATGGAAGTAGTTGAAACGCACACTTTGAACTGACCCTACCCTCGTTAAACTTATATACCTCGTAACATTATTGTTGGGAAATTAAAGATTAATAAAGCATGTTATACGCGTGCTTGCAAACAATCGAAAGTTGGTAAGCATATTTTCCAATACCAAATTACTGCTGCATACAACTTAGGTTTGCATTTACTGGAAAGACTCCGAACCAAATATCTGAAACCCAAACATAAACTAATGCGCTTTTTCTAGCTAGCAAGACCTTCAAAGAAGGATTAAAGGCTCTT
This portion of the Schizosaccharomyces pombe strain 972h- genome assembly, chromosome: I genome encodes:
- the pex19 gene encoding protein Pex19, whose product is MSNPTIEGDENRKENTKSNTKPNFDDLDDLDDILDDLDVPSAFKNEEKKNIDEHKQTGNTSKENERIKNDDNLNSLIQEMMSKFEDLGGPSGLDGSQLSSSFQNDQLLNVILEDQFATEKDSDNGAVNYGALEAALNSLMSQVTSKEILYEPLKDLEANYPKFLKNAKETEKQGFEEQYQKIQKCIQIFESPEYDARKDADIISKLVEEIQEKPLPAPLIDNSMETAGCPTQ
- the cut8 gene encoding nuclear proteasome tethering factor Cut8, whose amino-acid sequence is METLSYSQIKKRKADFDEDISKRARQLPVGEQLPLSRLLQYSDKQQLFTILLQCVEKHPDLARDIRGILPAPSMDTCVETLRKLLINLNDSFPYGGDKRGDYAFNRIREKYMAVLHALNDMVPCYLPPYSTCFEKNITFLDAATNVVHELPEFHNPNHNVYKSQAYYELTGAWLVVLRQLEDRPVVPLLPLEELEEHNKTSQNRMEEALNYLKQLQKNEPLVHERSHTFQQTNPQNNFHRHTNSMNIGNDNGMGWHSMHQYI
- the scs22 gene encoding VAMP/synaptobrevin-associated protein family protein, with protein sequence MALECDSTIVFPRPLTRLVKCDLELRNTAPYPIGFKVKTTAPKQYCVRPNGGRIEANSAVSVEVILQPLDHEPAPGTKCRDKFLVQSTELKPELQGMDIADIWTQVSKANISERKIRCVYSEGPSTANAHANAHHQPAQTTTTSIPTSATDNYTTVNGNVNQSYSKGIDGTALPSTHANPVAAPSTATTQHTQLPKTSAVSHQKPHEAPSTAVKAPTATVAENEPYPKPQSVPTTTSPNNENNALRSTANVINNTRQSTATSPSMFAGNSGNQIGLARVSSSFGRPTSGAKVVPQIHNTVTVQTAFLLAIICFLIGLLF
- a CDS encoding zf-C2H2 type zinc finger protein/UBA domain protein, translated to MVLKCLECDKLLSSIEMAEFHSTKTSHDQFEETEEEIKKRSPEELKQAIEALREKAKEKKEKERILALEEKKTNYKILQKSNDETAQAMRKMQDQARLRDLQKIRQQKAEDAEQRKKILAEIERDKKRRAAERENKNSSVKETAAPIKQPKNANSSSTCTRTPPTSGRFSIRHDGQVCNITIAAEETLRQLAQQVAEKMNVSPPTKFTTTFPRASYGTDVFDKPVNQLDLFPSAVLIPQW
- the stm1 gene encoding G-protein-coupled receptor Stm1; protein product: MSVIAPSFDMANILTELSSFLGALSLGCWVVLLIPQLLENYKNQSGESISDLFLIIWLIGDFFNVLGSIYGNVSSTVLVLSFYYIVSDSTLLMQIYYYRWKAARRIASREHEPLLQSRSLEEGLHAPIGKQQIWWDRLSTRQQFGVMGCVVIVSTIVGNLIISSASSDKSDDDLNAWPFTAGCISSVLYFCARIPQIIKNHKAKSTEGLSIIFFVLASVGNTSYAFSILVFPASDYLNYTYANLPWILGAFSTIFLDIYIFYQFIKYRNHY
- the tim13 gene encoding TIM22 inner membrane protein import complex subunit Tim13, with translation MGIFGGNSGNAPSSEDKKSIFMKQIRQELAVAQAGELISKINENCFDKCIPEPGSTFDPNEKSCVSKCMERYMDAWNIVSRTYISRMQREQKNLN
- the pnu1 gene encoding endodeoxyribonuclease Pnu1, whose protein sequence is MSSNLIKSFGLIAIGAISGVTFTHFYYKGYQGSDVPDLTPRYTKFDSAGRALESIYDFNATKFFQYGIPGPVADQRVNHGYMSVFDRRTRNPFYTAETITQESLNQRKGNRRYSEFVPDDNIPEMFQAKLGDYRGSGYDRGHQVPAADCKFSQEAMNETFYLSNMCPQVGDGFNRNYWAYFEDWCRRLTSKYGSVTIMTGPLYLPKKNERGQWEVQYRVIGNPPNVAVPTHFFKVIIAEKSGEPTSSPSVAAFVLPNKPIADNFPLKNFAVPVEVVERASGLEILSNVPKGNRKQLCSEVVCQLNVKEFVESVKQKQKNQGK
- the alg8 gene encoding dolichyl glucosyltransferase Alg8, with protein sequence MGKLSMLYNAAIASTFVKVFLFPSYRSTDFEVHRNWLAITHSLPISEWYKSSISEWTLDYPPFFAYMECVLSWIAYFFGFDKAMLDPYNLNYVSPSTVVFQRGSVIVLELVLLFALREYVLSSNVKDQRNALLTAIDIFLSPGLLIIDHIHFQYNGFLFGLLLWSIVLAKPEKNMLLSAAIFSALICFKHIFLYVAPAYFVYLLRVYCFTPNFRPQFLNILKLGSTVISIFLLAFGPWIYMKQIPQLLSRLFPFSRGLCHAYWAPNFWALYSFVDRVAFAVLPRFGYALNQGTSINAPTRGLVGESSFAVLPNIPPALTFYICLGLQITVLIKLFIKPTWRVFVGAVTLCGWISFLFGWHVHEKAILMVILPFSILSLIDRRYLEAFRPLAVSGYLSLLPLLFTLNEAPIKYLFTGAWIAMLLTFDKCAPVPVKRVFLLNRVNIAYISGFVPLFIYNCFIHKLVMGDKFEFLPLMLLSTYAAWGIFWSFVSLLWLYFTDLK